From Pseudomonas vanderleydeniana, the proteins below share one genomic window:
- a CDS encoding catalase family peroxidase, which translates to MSKLQINSKRTWLASVAIIGIAATLTGALAWTAGWIGTRPTSKGLVGQAPASFPPGFRRAHGKGLCFVGTFRHHQDAQALSKARVFTQAEVPVIGRFSIGAGNPHAADNSTGTVSMALLLTTDDQQQWRMALNNQPYFATHDAEGFSAMLKATAADPATGQANPERLAAFLERYPEAKKFLAWRAAAPAPASFSGVEFFGINAFYLVDTQGQRQAVRWSMRSQVPFQPLANEQRQAAPHDFLFDDMRQKLAQQPLHWDLVMQLAQPGDPVDDPSQPWPQQRRQVVAGTLEVTQVIEQAVGACRDVNYDPSIVPAGIEVSNDPVLSARSGAYSHSFNLRVGEIGHGQASEAIGKQEEP; encoded by the coding sequence ATGTCAAAACTGCAGATCAACTCAAAACGCACCTGGCTGGCGTCTGTCGCGATCATCGGTATTGCCGCGACACTGACCGGTGCATTGGCCTGGACCGCCGGCTGGATCGGCACACGCCCGACCAGCAAGGGCCTGGTCGGCCAGGCACCCGCCTCCTTTCCTCCCGGATTTCGCCGTGCCCACGGCAAGGGCCTGTGCTTTGTCGGTACGTTCAGGCATCACCAGGATGCGCAAGCACTCTCAAAGGCGCGGGTCTTCACGCAGGCAGAAGTGCCTGTCATCGGCCGTTTCTCGATCGGCGCGGGCAATCCCCACGCCGCCGACAACTCGACCGGCACGGTGAGCATGGCGCTGTTGCTGACCACCGACGACCAGCAGCAATGGCGCATGGCCCTGAACAACCAGCCATACTTCGCCACCCACGATGCCGAGGGATTCAGCGCCATGCTCAAGGCGACGGCTGCCGATCCGGCGACCGGGCAAGCGAACCCCGAGCGCCTGGCAGCCTTCCTGGAACGCTACCCGGAGGCGAAGAAATTCCTCGCCTGGCGGGCAGCGGCTCCGGCGCCCGCCAGCTTCTCGGGTGTGGAATTCTTCGGCATCAATGCCTTCTACCTGGTCGACACCCAGGGGCAGCGGCAGGCCGTGCGCTGGTCGATGCGCTCGCAAGTGCCCTTCCAGCCGCTCGCCAACGAGCAGCGGCAAGCGGCGCCCCATGACTTCCTGTTCGACGACATGCGCCAGAAACTGGCGCAACAGCCACTGCACTGGGACCTGGTGATGCAACTGGCCCAGCCTGGCGACCCGGTGGACGACCCCTCCCAACCCTGGCCACAGCAGCGACGGCAGGTGGTGGCTGGCACACTGGAGGTGACCCAGGTCATCGAGCAGGCCGTGGGTGCCTGCCGCGACGTCAACTATGACCCCTCGATAGTGCCAGCCGGCATCGAGGTCTCGAACGACCCTGTGCTCAGTGCCCGCTCGGGAGCCTATTCGCACTCGTTCAACCTGCGTGTGGGCGAGATCGGTCATGGCCAGGCCAGCGAAGCCATCGGCAAGCAGGAGGAACCGTGA
- a CDS encoding aldehyde dehydrogenase family protein, giving the protein MSDIALLPQVEAFLRRSPALFIDGTTVPSHSSRTLEVINPATDQVIAQVADADQADIDAAVDSARRGFRQWSQTAPAVRGNVLLKLADLLERNREELAQIETLQSGKIIQVARAFEVDQAAHFLRYYAGWATKISGQTITPSLPSFAGERYTAFTLREPVGVVVGIVPWNFSTMIALWKLASALVTGCSIIIKPSEFTPLTILRIAELAIEAGLPAGALNVLTGGGLVGKRLIEHPGTDKVSFTGSVPTGIAVGQAAMGANLTRATLELGGKNSAGFLRDVDLDKAVNGIIEAGFLHSGQICAAAERFFVHRSQIEPIMDKLSQRLGQLNIGSPLDERTEFGPVTNRQHQLKLEGFFAKARAENNSIIHGGKLIDRPGCYVEPTVILANSVNDTLLNEETFGPIATFLPYDTEEELLELMNNTPYGLSASLWTNDLGKALRMVPAVNAGTVWVNMHTLLDPAVPFGGNKASGVGREFGDAFIEDYTELKSVMIRY; this is encoded by the coding sequence ATGAGCGATATCGCGCTGCTGCCCCAAGTCGAAGCCTTCCTTCGCCGAAGCCCTGCCCTGTTCATCGACGGTACCACCGTCCCGAGCCATTCCAGCCGGACGCTGGAGGTGATCAACCCGGCCACCGACCAGGTCATTGCCCAGGTCGCCGATGCCGACCAGGCCGATATCGATGCCGCCGTGGACTCGGCCCGGCGCGGCTTCCGGCAGTGGTCGCAGACCGCCCCGGCGGTGCGCGGCAACGTGCTGCTGAAGCTGGCCGACCTGCTCGAGCGCAACCGCGAGGAACTGGCGCAGATCGAAACCCTGCAGTCGGGCAAGATCATCCAGGTGGCACGGGCCTTCGAGGTCGACCAGGCGGCGCACTTCCTGCGTTACTACGCGGGCTGGGCCACCAAGATCAGCGGCCAGACCATCACCCCGTCGCTCCCCTCCTTCGCCGGCGAGCGCTACACCGCGTTCACCCTGCGCGAGCCGGTCGGCGTGGTGGTGGGCATCGTGCCGTGGAACTTCTCGACCATGATCGCCCTCTGGAAACTCGCCTCGGCGCTGGTGACCGGTTGCAGCATCATCATCAAGCCCAGCGAGTTCACCCCGCTGACCATCCTGCGCATCGCCGAACTGGCGATCGAGGCCGGCCTGCCGGCGGGCGCGCTGAACGTCCTGACCGGTGGCGGCCTGGTCGGCAAGCGCCTGATCGAACACCCCGGTACCGACAAGGTCTCGTTCACCGGCTCGGTCCCGACCGGCATCGCGGTCGGCCAGGCGGCCATGGGCGCCAACCTGACCCGTGCGACCCTGGAGCTGGGCGGCAAGAACTCGGCGGGGTTCCTGCGCGACGTAGACCTGGACAAGGCGGTCAACGGCATCATCGAGGCCGGCTTCCTGCATTCCGGGCAGATCTGTGCCGCCGCCGAGCGCTTCTTCGTCCACCGCTCGCAGATCGAACCGATCATGGACAAACTGTCCCAGCGCCTGGGCCAGTTGAACATCGGCTCGCCACTGGACGAGCGCACCGAGTTCGGCCCGGTCACCAACCGCCAGCACCAGCTCAAGCTGGAAGGTTTCTTCGCCAAGGCCCGTGCCGAAAACAACAGCATCATCCACGGCGGCAAGCTGATCGATCGGCCCGGCTGCTATGTCGAGCCCACCGTGATCCTCGCCAACAGCGTCAACGATACCCTGCTCAACGAGGAAACCTTCGGCCCGATCGCCACCTTCCTGCCCTACGACACCGAGGAAGAACTGCTGGAACTGATGAACAACACCCCCTACGGACTCAGCGCCAGCCTCTGGACCAACGACCTGGGCAAGGCCCTGCGCATGGTGCCGGCTGTCAATGCGGGGACCGTGTGGGTGAACATGCACACCCTGCTCGACCCTGCCGTACCGTTTGGCGGCAACAAGGCCTCCGGCGTCGGACGCGAGTTCGGTGATGCCTTCATCGAGGACTACACCGAACTCAAGTCGGTGATGATCCGGTACTGA